TGGAGTACGTGGTGCCCTCCCGCGGACTGCTGGGTTTCCGCACCGAGTTCCTGACCGCAACCCGCGGCACCGGCATCATGAACCACGTCTTCGAGGGCTACATGCCCTGGGCGGGCACGATGCGCATCCGGCCGACTGGATCGCTGGTCTCCGACCGCGCCGGTGTCGTGTCGAGCTACGCGCTGTTCAACCTGCAAGAACGCGGGACATTGTTCGTCTCACCGGGTGATGAGACCTACGAGGGCATGGTCGTCGGCGAGAACGCGCGTCCCGACGACATGGATGTCAACCCCACCAAGGAGAAGCACCTCACCAATGTGCGCTCCTCGACAGGCGACGAACTGGAACGGCTGATCCCACCGCGCAAGATGAGCCTGGAACAGTCGCTGGAGTACTGCGCGCCCGACGAGTGCCTGGAGGTCACCCCGGCGATCGTCCGGATCCGCAAGGTCGAGCTCGCCGCGCACGCCCGGGCCAAGGCGCGTACCCGCGCGAAGACCGCGGCGAACAACTGACGCACAGCGCGCCGCGCCCGGCCGATCCGGGTGCGGCGCCGGGTCTGCTGCCGGCTACCGGATCGGGGCGATGCCCGGTCCGCGGGCAGAACTGAACACGCGAACCGGGCTCACAGCTTCGGACGGAAATGCTCCCCCACCTCGGGGTCGACCAGCGCTTCTTGGGCCGCCGCGATGCCGCCGACGTCCAGGGTTGCGTCCACCGGAACCGAACGCTTCACCAGCCCAAGCCCCAGCGGGCCCAGTTCATGGTGCTGAGCCACCGTGCCGACGCGACCAACAACGCGATCGCCCAGACTGATCGGGGCTCCCGGCTGCGGCAGGTCGCCGTCGAAGAGCAGTCGGATCAGACGGCGCGGCGGGCGGCCCAGGGTGTGCACCCGTGCCACCGTCTCCTGGCCCGGATAGCATCCCTTGTCAAGAGCTGTTCCGTAGAGACCGAGCTCGTTCGGCAGGGTCTTCTCATCGGTATCCAGACCGATCCGCGGCACACCTTCGGCGATCCGCGTGGCCTCATGGGCCCACTGCCCCACCTCGGCCGTCGCGCCGACCTCGACACCGGCAGGCAGCAGCACCTGGACGCCACCGGCCACGGCACCCGGACGAGCGACCACGACCTCATCGGGCAGCGCGACGTCGCGTCCGAGCCACCACAGGCGCAGGTCGTCGCGGACCGCCAGATCGACCGGCGTCCAGAACTTCATCGACTCCAGCCAGGCGAGCAACGCATCGCGACCTCCGGGTTCGGTCCAGCACCAGGCCACCGAACCGTCGTCGACCAACCCGAACCCGTGGATGATCTGGCCGGTCGGCGAAAGCACCAGGGCATCGGCGCCCTCGCCCGGCTGCAGCGAGCCGAGCGCCTGGGAAGTCAAGGAGTGCAGCCAGCTCAGCCGTTCGTCGCCGGTCACCGAGAAGACCTCCCGGCTCGCCAGCTGGACCGCGCCCTGCCCGGCGATCATCGAGCGCTGTTCGCTCAGGGGCTGGCCGAAATGCCAGGCCATCCCCGCATCCGGTCCCTCGTCGAGTTCGATGCCAGTCATGCGCGGGTCAGCCTTGCCCACATGTACGGCTGCAGGTCGACCTCGGTGGTGGCCCGATCGAGGGTCCACAGCAGGTCGCCCTCGACGTTGCCGTAGAGTCTGCGGCCGCCGGTGTAGTTGAGCTCGGACGTCGTGGTGCGTGCCACGACATCAGTAGTCAGCTCGATCTTCGCACCCTGCACAGTGCCGGCCCAGACCTCGGCCCAGCCCTCCGGATTGGCCAGCACGACCTCCACTTCGCCGATCCCGGCCGGACGCCAGAACCCGCCCTCCATCGTCAGCGGCTCATCGGGTTGTCCGTCGGCATCCAGCGTCCAGGTCTGCGAGAGGTAATGCAGATACGGCCCGCGATTGGTGGCGAAGTCGATCTGCTGGCCGAACTCGAAATCGCCCATGCCGGGCCAGCTGCCATGCCCGTTGCCCTGCCAGCGGCCGATCATCCATGCCAGCGGCATCAATGCCTGATTGAGGTCGGGATCAACTTCGAAGGCCACGTCTGCTCCTGACTCTGGTTCCGGGCCCCGGCAGAAGACCGGCTGCCCGCAGCGCCTGCCACAGCCCGACGAGCGCTCCCAGTCCGATGAGGACGGTCACGACGACGAGCACGATCAAGGTGAACAGGGCCACCCCGCAAGTCTAGTTGGCCGCCGGACGCCCGTTTGGGCACAGTTTCGGCCGGCCCGGGTTCCCTGCTATTCCTGAGACGTGCGTGTCCTACTGCAACGAGCGAGTTCGGCAAGAGTCCTGGTGGACGGTCAGGTGACCGGCGAGTTGACCCGTCCGGGTCTGCTGGCCCTGGTCGGCATCACCCACGACGACAACGAGCAGATCGCGAACAAGATGGCCGACAAGACCTGGCAGTTGCGCATCCTCGCCGACGAACAGTCGGCCAGCGATCTGAACGCCCCGATTCTCGTGGTCAGCCAGTTCACGCTCTACGCCAACACCCGCAAGGGTAGGCGCCCGTCGTGGAACCGTGCGGCTCCCGGCCCGGTCAGCGAACCCCTCGTCGACGCCTACTGCGCCGCGCTACGTGCCTGCGGCGCCGAAGTTGCCACCGGCATCTTCGGTGCTTATATGAGGGTAGAACTTGTCAATGAAGGTCCAGTAACGATCCTGCTCGACTCGGCGGATTGGGGATCGGTATCCTAAGAGGAGTTTCAGAGATCTCGTGGTCGGACGGGTCGCCACGGAATCTCCCGGGCAAGCAGAGGGAGAGGATTCGCGTGGCCGAGATCGTCTTCGTCACGCCTGCCAGTGGTCAGGCGAGCGTGACGCCTGCTCCCAGTGCTCTGGGACTACTCAACCACAACGTGCATCCGGTGGTTGGAGGCGACCAGGCGATCGCATTTCCTGCGAGTTCGGCCATTCTCATCGTGGATGCGCGCAGCGACCTCGCGGCCGCCCGCGCCACCTGTCAGCTGCTGGTCAACAGCACCGCGGGCTGGCCGCTGCTGCTGCTGATTCCCGCCAGCGGATTGTCCGTGGTCGCGCCCGACTGGCACATCCAAGATTTCATCCTCGACGACGCCGGACCCGCCGAGTTCGATGCCCGCATCAAGCTGCTGATGGCCACCGCGTCGTCCGGCAATGTACTCAGTGCCGGACCCGTCATCATCGATGAGGACGCCTACGTCGCCACGGTGGGCGGCCAGCAGCTCGACCTGACCTACACCGAGTTCGAACTACTGAAGTATCTGGTCGCCCATCCGGGCCGGGTGCTGACCCGCGAGCAACTGCTCAGCGAGGTCTGGGGCTATGACTATTTCGGCGGCACCCGAACCGTCGATGTGCACATCCGGCGGCTGCGCGCCAAACTCGGGCCCGAATTCGATTCCTGTATCGGCACGGTGCGCAACGTTGGCTACAGATTCGCGGTAGACAGACAGTCATGAGCCTCATCAGCCGCCACCATGATCTGCGGGACGCGGACAAAGCCGCAGTCACGGCGCTGGCGACCAGAGCCCAACAAGCAGACCGGACCCCTCCCCTCAACGAGGCCGCGCAGTTGGCGCTGGCCGGACGCGGCAGCGCCCACGTCGTCCATTGGCTGGATACCTCCTCGGATCCGGCCATCGGGCTGATCGGCTACGCACAGCTCGACCCACGCGATGGCAGCGTTCAGCTGGTGGTCGATCCCGATCACCGCAGACAGGGCATCGGCCGCGCGCTCGCCGAGCAGATCATCGCCACCGACCACCCGACCAGCTGGTGGGCATTCGGGAACCTGCCCGGCGCCCAGGCCCTGGCGTCCGCACTGGGGCTGACGGTGATCCGCGGGCTGCTGATCATGCGCCTCGATCTGGCCACGTCCCCGCTCACCGAAGCGACCGCGATGCCCGAGGGCTTCGTCCTCGATCACTACGTGCCGGCCGATCTCGATCAACTGGTGGCCGTCAACGCCGCCGCATTCGCCCATCACCCCGAACAAGGCGCCCTGACCGCCGCCGATTTCCTGGCCCGCATGGACGAGCCCTGGCATCGCGACGAGGATTTGCTGGTGGCCCGCGACGCCCGATCCGGGCAGCTGGTCGGCTACCACTGGACCAAGGTCGAGGGCCCCGACGGCGAGGTCTATGTGATCGGCGTGCATCCCGACGTGGGCGGTCACGGGCTTGGCAGGGCGCTGCTGGAGACCGGTATCATTCTCATGCGTAATCGGGGGGCATCGACCATCGACCTGTACGTCGAAGCGGCCAATCAACGGGTCGTCGAGATGTACCGGGCGGCCGGATTCGAGGTCACCCATACTGATGTCTCCTATGACTATGGCAAGGAGGATTGATGTCACTGCAGGCTGAGGCTCCAACCGTCGAAGAGCTTCCCGAAGGACGCTATTCCGACCGTGAACTGAGCTGGCTCGCATTCAACAACCGCGTGCTGGATCTCGCGAAGGACGCCCAGCGTGTCCCGCTGCTCGAGCGCGCCAAGTTCCTGGCGATCTTCTCGTCCAATCTCGACGAGTTCTACATGGTGCGGGTCGCCGGGTTGAAACGGCGAATCGACGCGGGCGTTGCCGTGCCGTCGCCGGCCGGCATCATGCCGCGTGATCTGCATGACGCGATCTTGACGCGAACCGCCGAGCTGGTCGCCGATCAGTCAAGGGTCTTCAACGAGGACGTCCGTCCCGCCCTCGAGAACCAGGGCATCCGGATCCTCGACTGGGCTGAGCTCACCGAAGACGAACAGCACCGCATGCACGAGCTGTTCACCGAGCGCATCTTCCCGGTGCTGACGCCATTGGCCGTGGACTCCTCGCATCCGTTCCCCTACATCTCGGGCCTGTCGATCAACCTGGCAGTGCTGCTCAACCATCCGACCACCGAGGGACGCCAGTTCGCCCGGATCAAGCTGCCCAGCATCTTGTCCCGTTTCGTCCCGCTCGGCAGTGGACGCTTCATCCCGCTGGAAAAACTGATCGTCGAACATCTGGACGAGGTCTTCAGCGGCATGCAGGTGCTGCAGTACACGACCTTCCGCGTCACCCGCAACGAAGACGTCGAGGTCGAAGAAGACGATGCCGAGAACATCCTCTTCGCTCTCGAGAAGGAGTTGCTGAGCCGCAAGGTCGGGCGCTCACCGGTGCGCCTGGAGGTCGAAGAGACCATCGACGACGAGATGCTCAAGCTGCTGACCAGCGAGTTGGACATCTCCGAGCGGGAAGTCTTCAAGATCCCCGCGCCACTCGACCTGACCGGGCTGTTCGCGTTGACGAGCATCGACCGCGAAGACCTCAGCTACCCCGGCTTCTTGCCCAAGACTCATCCCGATCTGTTGATGGGTGTCGAATCCAGCAAGCCGGCCGATATCTTCAAGGCGTTGCGCAAGAAGGACGTGCTCGTCCAGCACCCCTATGACTCGTTCGCGACCAGCGTTCAGCGGCTGGTCGAGCAGGCCGCCGCCGATCCGCGGGTACTGGCGATCAAGCAGACCCTCTACCGCACCAGCGGCGATTCGCCCATCATCGATGCCCTCATCGAAGCTGCGATGGCCGGCAAGCAGGTCCTCGCGCTCGTCGAGATCAAGGCCCGTTTCGATGAGCAGGCCAACATCGCCTGGGCACGCAAGCTGGAGAAGTACGGCGTCCACGTCGTCTATGGCATGGTCGGGCTGAAGACGCACTGCAAGCTGATGCTGATCGTGCGTGACGAACCCGACGGACTGCGCCGCTACGCGCACATCGGCACCGGCAACTACAACCCGAAGACCGCCCGGATGTACGAGGACATGGGTCTACTGACCTGCAACCCGATCATCACCGACGATGTCGCGCGGCTGTTCAACCACCTGTCCGGAATGACCCGCGAGACGAACTATCGCCGGCTGCTGGTCGCTCCCGCCGGCATCCGGAACGGGCTGATCGAGAACATCGAGCACGAGATCGCCAACCACCGCGCCGGGCTGCCCGCCCGGATCCGCATCAAGGTGAACTCCGTGGTGGACGAGGCCACCATCGACGCCCTCTACCGCGCGTCCAATGCCGGGGTCCCGGTGGACATGTGGGTGCGCGGCATCTGCGCAGTACGCCCGGGCGTGCCGGGACTGAGCGAGAACCTGCGGGTGCGTTCCATTCTCGGACGTTTCCTCGAACACTCCCGGCTCTTCTGGTTCGAGAACGCCGGCAATCCTTCGGTGGGTATCGGCAGCTCCGATCTCATGCACCGCAACCTCGACCGTCGTGTCGAGACGATCGTCTCGATCACCAATCCGGGTCATATCGCCCAGATCGGCGAACTGTTCGACCTGGCCTTCGATGATCAGACCGTCAGCTGGCGGCTGCACGACCGGGCGTGGACCCAGGTCACCACCGACGAGAACGGTGTGCCGCTGCGCGATATCCAGGAGTTCCTGATCGCACGGGTCTCGACGCGTCGGCACTGACCATGACGCGAATCATCAATGCCAGCGGCGCGGTCGTGCTGCGCGGGCACGCCGACCACCGTGAGGTGCTCGTGGTGCATCGTCCGGCCTACGGCGATTGGAGCCTGCCCAAGGGCAAGATGCTTCCGGACGAGTACCTCGCGGTAACCGCAGTTCGCGAGGTCGGCGAGGAAACCGGTCACCAGATCCGGCTTCTGCGTCCGCTCTCGACCGCAAGCTACCCGGTCAATTCGCACATCAAAGTCATTCAGTGGTGGCTGGGAGAGCTGGCAACCGACGAGGTCGGCACCCGCGACAACGAGGCTGACAAGGTCGAATGGTGGCCTACGAGCAAGGCGGCCCGCGATCTCAGCTATGACGACGACGTGCAGACGCTGGTCAAGGCACTGCGCGAGCCGGTCACCAAACCCCTGTTCATCGTCCGCCATGCCAAAGCGATGAACCGCAAACAGTGGCAGGGACGCGACGCCGACCGCCGGCTGACCGAACGCGGTCGACGTCAGGCCATCGCGCTGGCCGGGCTCTTCGACGCTTTCGGGGTCGGCGAGCTGGCGAGTTCGAGTTCCACCCGCTGCATGAAAACGCTGACGCCGTATG
The Brooklawnia propionicigenes DNA segment above includes these coding regions:
- a CDS encoding NUDIX hydrolase, encoding MTRIINASGAVVLRGHADHREVLVVHRPAYGDWSLPKGKMLPDEYLAVTAVREVGEETGHQIRLLRPLSTASYPVNSHIKVIQWWLGELATDEVGTRDNEADKVEWWPTSKAARDLSYDDDVQTLVKALREPVTKPLFIVRHAKAMNRKQWQGRDADRRLTERGRRQAIALAGLFDAFGVGELASSSSTRCMKTLTPYASQSGLEIRAFDALSEESAEANPKGVRKAMAELAELARSAERPMAICGHRPVLPAMFNFFGMDTDHPLRPGEVAILYPDQVNHSAQTLYIAPRL
- the mshD gene encoding mycothiol synthase, with the translated sequence MSLISRHHDLRDADKAAVTALATRAQQADRTPPLNEAAQLALAGRGSAHVVHWLDTSSDPAIGLIGYAQLDPRDGSVQLVVDPDHRRQGIGRALAEQIIATDHPTSWWAFGNLPGAQALASALGLTVIRGLLIMRLDLATSPLTEATAMPEGFVLDHYVPADLDQLVAVNAAAFAHHPEQGALTAADFLARMDEPWHRDEDLLVARDARSGQLVGYHWTKVEGPDGEVYVIGVHPDVGGHGLGRALLETGIILMRNRGASTIDLYVEAANQRVVEMYRAAGFEVTHTDVSYDYGKED
- a CDS encoding winged helix-turn-helix domain-containing protein encodes the protein MAEIVFVTPASGQASVTPAPSALGLLNHNVHPVVGGDQAIAFPASSAILIVDARSDLAAARATCQLLVNSTAGWPLLLLIPASGLSVVAPDWHIQDFILDDAGPAEFDARIKLLMATASSGNVLSAGPVIIDEDAYVATVGGQQLDLTYTEFELLKYLVAHPGRVLTREQLLSEVWGYDYFGGTRTVDVHIRRLRAKLGPEFDSCIGTVRNVGYRFAVDRQS
- a CDS encoding YgfZ/GcvT domain-containing protein; translation: MTGIELDEGPDAGMAWHFGQPLSEQRSMIAGQGAVQLASREVFSVTGDERLSWLHSLTSQALGSLQPGEGADALVLSPTGQIIHGFGLVDDGSVAWCWTEPGGRDALLAWLESMKFWTPVDLAVRDDLRLWWLGRDVALPDEVVVARPGAVAGGVQVLLPAGVEVGATAEVGQWAHEATRIAEGVPRIGLDTDEKTLPNELGLYGTALDKGCYPGQETVARVHTLGRPPRRLIRLLFDGDLPQPGAPISLGDRVVGRVGTVAQHHELGPLGLGLVKRSVPVDATLDVGGIAAAQEALVDPEVGEHFRPKL
- the dtd gene encoding D-aminoacyl-tRNA deacylase, which codes for MRVLLQRASSARVLVDGQVTGELTRPGLLALVGITHDDNEQIANKMADKTWQLRILADEQSASDLNAPILVVSQFTLYANTRKGRRPSWNRAAPGPVSEPLVDAYCAALRACGAEVATGIFGAYMRVELVNEGPVTILLDSADWGSVS
- a CDS encoding RNA degradosome polyphosphate kinase; amino-acid sequence: MSLQAEAPTVEELPEGRYSDRELSWLAFNNRVLDLAKDAQRVPLLERAKFLAIFSSNLDEFYMVRVAGLKRRIDAGVAVPSPAGIMPRDLHDAILTRTAELVADQSRVFNEDVRPALENQGIRILDWAELTEDEQHRMHELFTERIFPVLTPLAVDSSHPFPYISGLSINLAVLLNHPTTEGRQFARIKLPSILSRFVPLGSGRFIPLEKLIVEHLDEVFSGMQVLQYTTFRVTRNEDVEVEEDDAENILFALEKELLSRKVGRSPVRLEVEETIDDEMLKLLTSELDISEREVFKIPAPLDLTGLFALTSIDREDLSYPGFLPKTHPDLLMGVESSKPADIFKALRKKDVLVQHPYDSFATSVQRLVEQAAADPRVLAIKQTLYRTSGDSPIIDALIEAAMAGKQVLALVEIKARFDEQANIAWARKLEKYGVHVVYGMVGLKTHCKLMLIVRDEPDGLRRYAHIGTGNYNPKTARMYEDMGLLTCNPIITDDVARLFNHLSGMTRETNYRRLLVAPAGIRNGLIENIEHEIANHRAGLPARIRIKVNSVVDEATIDALYRASNAGVPVDMWVRGICAVRPGVPGLSENLRVRSILGRFLEHSRLFWFENAGNPSVGIGSSDLMHRNLDRRVETIVSITNPGHIAQIGELFDLAFDDQTVSWRLHDRAWTQVTTDENGVPLRDIQEFLIARVSTRRH
- a CDS encoding FABP family protein, giving the protein MPLAWMIGRWQGNGHGSWPGMGDFEFGQQIDFATNRGPYLHYLSQTWTLDADGQPDEPLTMEGGFWRPAGIGEVEVVLANPEGWAEVWAGTVQGAKIELTTDVVARTTTSELNYTGGRRLYGNVEGDLLWTLDRATTEVDLQPYMWARLTRA